The DNA sequence TTGTCAGAAGTGCCAAGGGGTTTGGGCACCAGGAGCATCCGTGCGGCAATTCTTCCGAGAGGCCAGCTTAAAGCAATTCATCCAAAAGGATGCGGAAGCCTGCCATTGCCGGAATTGTGCCAGTTGTCAGCAGCGGCTCTCGGTGATTCTCTATAAAGGCGTGGAGCTGGATTACTGCCTAGGCTGCGGCGGCATCTGGTTCGATGTCGGTGAATTGACGAAGCTGAGGCAATACCTCAATACGAGTGCCATGGAGAATCGTCAGATGAAAAGAAAAGGACGCTGGGGAGACGCGGTAGGCGACTCACTGATTAGCTTGGATTTTCTGGAAGTTTTGCTCGTTTTTTTCGATTGGTAGCTGAATTACCGCCGCCGTCTCCACGCGACGATTCCCAGCATCGCCAGCGCGGCGATGGCCGCGAAATGCCCGGGCTCGGGGACGGCCATGACGCCGGTAGTGGTCTCGATCCAGTCGATGAAAGGTTGTAGATTGATCGCTCCGGAAAGATCGCCGTAGTCGGAGTTGAAGCTGCCGTCGGTGACGCCGCGAAAGCTGTTGATGCCGATCAGGTAATCGAAATCGCCGATTTGGGTGAAGACGCCGCC is a window from the Cerasicoccus sp. TK19100 genome containing:
- a CDS encoding zf-TFIIB domain-containing protein; its protein translation is MDVIETDDANWGRACYCPVDGFAMARSGRAESPYFICQKCQGVWAPGASVRQFFREASLKQFIQKDAEACHCRNCASCQQRLSVILYKGVELDYCLGCGGIWFDVGELTKLRQYLNTSAMENRQMKRKGRWGDAVGDSLISLDFLEVLLVFFDW